A genomic stretch from Malus domestica chromosome 15, GDT2T_hap1 includes:
- the LOC103428331 gene encoding SNW/SKI-interacting protein-like, whose product MTSLNELIPPPTATTTTYYDHSNDPWFRQRFSSSEAERSAAVVKPNPVPQYLKRQGFVPRKVEDFGEGGAFPEIHIAQYPLGMGRDKVAKPGTKILPVSVDANGEIAYDAIVKQNENSRKIVYSQHKDIVPKILKDAEEEMEEDEDEEEQKVIEETTAETKAALEKIVNVRLSAAQPKNVAKQSSESQYIKYKPSQKSEAFNSGAKERIIRMMEMPVDPLEPPKFKHKRVPRASGSPPVPVMHSPPRPVTVKDQQDWKIPPCISNWKNPKGYTIPLDKRLAADGRGLQDVQINDNFAKLSESLYVAEQKAREAVAMRSKVQKEMLMKEKEKKEQELRALAQKARSERTGAAPPAAIPMASDRTAMDTDMRGDYERPTREKEADYPKETREEKEERMRREKIREERRKERERERRLEAKDVAMGKKSKITRDRDRDISEKVALGMASAGAGKGGEVMYDQRLFNQEKGMDSGFATDDQYNVYDKGLFTAQPTLSTLYRPKKDVDGEMYGGADEQLDKIMKTDRFKPDRGFGGAAERAGPRDRPVEFEKDAVEEADPFGLDQFLTEVKKGGKKALDKVGTGGTMRASAGSSMRDGYEGGSSRSRIGFERGR is encoded by the coding sequence ATGACGTCTCTGAACGAGCTGATTCCGCCGCCAACGGCAACCACAACGACATATTACGACCACTCGAACGATCCGTGGTTCCGGCAGCGGTTCAGTTCTTCCGAGGCGGAAAGATCTGCTGCTGTCGTTAAACCTAATCCTGTGCCTCAGTACTTGAAGCGCCAAGGCTTTGTTCCTAGGAAGGTGGAGGACTTCGGGGAAGGCGGCGCTTTCCCGGAGATTCACATAGCTCAGTACCCTCTTGGCATGGGCCGGGACAAGGTGGCAAAACCTGGGACAAAAATTCTTCCGGTTTCAGTTGATGCCAATGGGGAGATTGCGTATGATGCCATTGTTAAACAGAATGAGAACTCGAGAAAGATTGTGTATTCTCAACATAAGGATATTGTGCCAAAAATTTTGAAGGATGCGGAAGaggagatggaagaggatgaggatgaggaggagcAGAAGGTGATTGAAGAAACGACTGCAGAAACAAAGGCTGCGCTTGAGAAGATTGTGAATGTGAGATTGAGCGCTGCACAGCCGAAAAATGTGGCCAAGCAGTCGTCAGAATCGCAATATATCAAGTATAAACCGTCTCAGAAATCGGAGGCATTTAATTCTGGTGCCAAGGAGAGGATTATCAGGATGATGGAGATGCCTGTGGATCCACTTGAGCCTCCTAAGTTCAAGCATAAGCGTGTTCCGAGGGCTTCTGGATCCCCACCTGTGCCGGTCATGCATTCCCCTCCTCGGCCGGTGACTGTGAAAGACCAGCAGGATTGGAAGATTCCACCTTGCATTTCAAACTGGAAGAACCCGAAAGGGTATACGATTCCGTTGGACAAACGTCTTGCAGCTGATGGGAGAGGCCTTCAAGATGTTCAGATCAATGATAATTTTGCAAAGCTCTCTGAGTCTTTGTATGTAGCAGAGCAGAAGGCTAGAGAGGCAGTTGCTATGAGATCGAAAGTTCAGAAGGAAATGTtgatgaaggagaaggaaaagaaggaacAGGAGTTGAGGGCATTAGCTCAGAAAGCTCGTTCTGAGAGAACAGGTGCTGCGCCCCCTGCGGCCATTCCAATGGCTTCTGACAGAACAGCCATGGATACTGATATGAGAGGGGATTATGAGCGTCCAACAAGGGAAAAGGAAGCGGATTATCCAAAGGAGACGagggaggaaaaagaagaaaggatgCGGCGGGAGAAGATTCGCGAGGAGCGGCGCAAagagagggaaagggagagaagGTTGGAGGCCAAAGATGTAGCAATGGGGAAGAAAAGTAAAATTACGAGAGATAGAGATCGTGATATTAGTGAGAAAGTTGCCCTTGGCATGGCTTCTGCCGGAGCAGGCAAAGGGGGAGAGGTTATGTATGATCAGAGGCTATTCAACCAGGAGAAAGGAATGGACTCAGGGTTTGCCACTGATGACCAGTACAATGTTTACGACAAGGGCTTGTTTACTGCACAGCCGACACTCTCAACTCTATACAGGCCTAAGAAGGATGTTGATGGTGAAATGTATGGCGGCGCTGATGAGCAGTTGGATAAGATTATGAAGACTGATCGCTTCAAACCCGACAGAGGATTTGGAGGAGCTGCTGAGAGGGCAGGGCCAAGAGATAGACCAGTCGAGTTTGAGAAGGATGCTGTTGAAGAAGCCGATCCATTTGGTCTTGACCAGTTCTTGACAGAGGTGAAGAAGGGCGGCAAGAAAGCCCTCGATAAGGTTGGAACAGGAGGGACAATGAGAGCAAGTGCCGGGTCTTCCATGAGAGATGGCTATGAAGGCGGCTCCAGCAGATCTCGTATTGGTTTCGAAAGGGGTCGCTAA
- the LOC103420379 gene encoding protein phosphatase 1 regulatory inhibitor subunit PPP1R7 homolog, which yields MADQTLAPPPDPNPEEHDDQTAEDDSSSTVLDLTSFQLHDLDSVELPPSLTELDLTANRLTSLDTRIANLSNLKKLSLRQNLIDDAAVEPISGWDALSGLEELVLRDNKLGKIPDVSIFTKLLVFDFSFNEITSLHGLSKVTSTLKELYVSKNEVTKIEEIEHLHELLILELGSNRLRVMESLQNMTKLQELWLGRNRIKVVNLCGLKCIKKLSLQSNRLTSMTGFEECVALEELYLSHNGISKMEGLSTLVNLRVLDVSNNKLASVEGIENLTVLEDLWLNDNSIESLEGFAKVVAGSREKLTTIYLENNPCAKSPNYATALRQIFPNIEQIDSHVFS from the exons ATGGCCGACCAGACTTTAGCGCCACCGCCGGATCCGAATCCCGAAGAGCACGACGATCAGACGGCGGAGGATGATTCTTCCTCGACGGTCCTCGACCTCACCAGTTTCCAGCTCCATGACCTCGACTCGGTCGAGTTACCGCCGAGTCTAACTGAGTTAGACCTAACTGCAAACCGCCTCACCAGCTTAGACACTCGGATTGCGAACCTCTCCAACCTCAAAAAGCTGTCACTCCGTCAGAACCTCATCGATGACGCCGCCGTCGAACCGATATCCGGCTGGGACGCCCTCTCCGGTCTCGag GAGTTGGTGCTGAGGGATAATAAGTTGGGGAAAATACCAGATGTTAGCATATTCACGAAGCTTCTGGTTTTCGACTTTTCTTTCAACGAGATTACGTCGTTACATGGATTGTCCAAGGTCACCAGTACCCTCAAGGAGCTCTACGTATCGAAAAATGAAGTTACCAAGATTGAAGAAATTGAGCACCTCCATGAACTTCTGATTCTCGAGCTCGGTTCGAATCGATTGCGG GTGATGGAGAGTTTGCAGAACATGACAAAGTTGCAGGAGCTGTGGCTGGGGCGGAATCGGATTAAGGTGGTGAATTTGTGTGGGTTGAAATGCATCAAGAAGCTGAGCTTGCAGAGCAATCGGTTGACTTCAATGACGGGATTTGAG GAGTGTGTTGCTCTAGAGGAGTTGTACTTAAGCCATAATGGTATTTCGAAAATGGAAGGCCTCTCAACGTTAGTCAACCTTCGTGTCTTGGATGTATCAAATAATAAGCTAGCATCGGTGGAGGGTATTGAAAACCTTACAGT GTTAGAAGATCTATGGCTTAATGACAACAGCATAGAGTCACTTGAAGGCTTTGCCAAGGTTGTTGCTGGTTCAAGAGAGAAGCTCACTACCATCTATCTCGAAAATAACCCATGT GCAAAATCTCCAAACTATGCTACTGCCTTGAGACAAATCTTCCCAAACATAGAGCAAATTGATTCTCATGTATTTTCTTAA